The following are encoded together in the Drosophila sechellia strain sech25 chromosome 3R, ASM438219v1, whole genome shotgun sequence genome:
- the LOC6616654 gene encoding serine/threonine-protein phosphatase 2A 56 kDa regulatory subunit gamma isoform isoform X1, with protein MVFGAMLLTGNGLKGPKQQQQQQEQSQQQQQEQRKPAPIKSSSKEQEPQPIAAGYYAIGIRIPKSPSFHSGLDQLADDELDDQVQDQQQGQEQQQQQQTGSRFRFSSVEELKAKFEGRKTPLSPPEAAAAGGAPTTSSSPSSSSTSSNSSASALSSLSQAASSSLASAAANSSASSSAATYGGGANSAAAALIASSPFGSQSSTSSLSISSNAGMSKNAAGAGSGSGSGSGTTTSGAASGSNSLVSTLAQHFSAATSAAASAAAAAASSASAASSSSASSSTATNNAASSSIAASKSPVSAAAAIKNILNATKSVGTSAAAAAAAAATSSSSSPSSAAAVPSSAATAVVAVPTTSDVPAEELRPTVAQNLVGGISISLGIGQRNGGAAPASSAVMVTSNATLVVTTSSLSIRQNGDILPGHPAGLQPSPQTLQQLTGSPGRARDRNLFYTPPTASVAMALPALRETAASEREELFIQKIQQCCTLFDFSEPLSDLKFKEVKRAALHEMVDFLTNQNGVITEVIYPEAINMFAVNLFRTLPPSSNPNGAEFDPEEDEPTLESSWPHLQLVYELFLRFLESPDFQPSMAKRFIDHQFVLQLLDLFDSEDPRERDFLKTVLHRIYGKFLGLRAFIRKQINNVFYRFIYETEHHNGIAELLEILGSIINGFALPLKEEHKQFLLKVLLPLHKAKSLSVYHPQLTYCVVQFLEKDPSLSEAVIKSLLKFWPKTHSPKEVMFLNELEELLDVIEPAEFQKVMVPLFRQIAKCVSSPHFQVAERALYYWNNEYIMSLISDNSALILPIMFPALNRNSKTHWNKTIHGLIYNALKLFMEMNQRLFDECSKNYKQEKQMEREKLSQREELWQQVESLAKTNPEWTKASRFNDCLPVSESRALYDQYSENSDLAYDQSEQKARQHPPPLPPQKQAHQEPREIRGERNKDKPLLRRKSDLPSDSGTVKALNEHKRTDEYLTTPPPDGNC; from the exons ATGGTCTTCGGTGCTATGTTGCTGACGGGCAACGGGCTCAAAGGTCccaaacagcagcaacagcagcaggagcaatcgcaacagcagcagcaagagcaAAGGAAACCGGCTCCCATTAAATCCTCCAGCAAGGAGCAGGAACCGCAGCCCATTGCAGCCGGGTATTATGCCATCGGCATTCGCATACCCAAATCGCCATCGTTTCACAGCGGCCTAGATCAGCTGGCCGACGACGAGTTGGACGATCAGGTGCAGGATCAGCAGCAGGgtcaggagcagcagcagcagcaacagaccGGCAGCCGATTCAGGTTCAGCAGCGTGGAGGAGCTAAAGGCCAAGTTCGAGGGGCGGAAAACGCCCCTCTCACCGccagaggcagcagcagcaggaggagcaccCACCACATCCTCCTCACCCTCGTCCTCGTCCACCAGCTCCAATTCCTCGGCCTCGGCCCTGTCCTCGCTTTCGCAGGCGGCCTCATCCTCGCTAGCCTCGGCGGCTGCTAACTCCTCGGCCTCATCCTCGGCCGCCACGTACGGTGGTGGAGCTAATTCGGCTGCAGCTGCACTGATTGCCTCCTCGCCATTTGGATCGCAGTCCTCCACTTCTTCGCTCTCGATATCCTCGAATGCCGGCATGTCGAAGAACGCGGCAGGAGCAGGCTCTGGATCAGGATCTGGATCTGGAACAACGACATCGGGCGCCGCTAGCGGCAGCAATTCACTTGTGTCCACTTTGGCGCAACACTTCTCGGCGGCCACATCCGCCGCAGCATCGGCGGCAGCCGCTGCGGCATCCTCTGCCTCGGCGGCGTCCTCCTCGTCAGCTTCCTCATCGACCGCCACCAACAACGCAGCCAGCAGCTCCATCGCCGCCAGCAAG TCACCTGTGAGCGCGGCCGCGGCCATAAAGAACATACTGAATGCCACCAAGAGTGTGGGTACCAGtgctgcggcggcggcagcagcggcggccacCTCCTCCTCATCATCCCCATCCTCTGCGGCGGCTGTGCCGTCgtccgccgccaccgccgtcGTCGCTGTTCCCACCACCAGCGATGTGCCCGCAGAGGAGCTGCGTCCGACGGTGGCCCAGAATCTGGTGGGCGGCATTAGCATCTCATTGGGAATTGGCCAGCGCAATGGCGGCGCAGCACCCGCGTCATCAGCAGTAATGGTGACATCTAACGCCACCCTGGTGGTGACCACATCGAGCCTAAGCATCCGGCAGAACGGTGACATACTGCCGGGTCATCCGGCGGGTCTTCAGCCCTCGCCCCAGACGCTGCAACAGCTGACGGGCAGTCCGGGAAGGGCTCGCGACCGGAATCTGTTCTACACGCCACCCACCGCTTCGGTTGCCATGGCGCTGCCTGCACTGCGAG AGACCGCCGCCAGTGAACGAGAGGAGCTGTTCATACAGAAGATCCAACAATGCTGCACACTGTTCGACTTCTCCGAGCCGCTCAGCGACCTCAAGTTCAAGGAGGTGAAGCGGGCGGCTCTGCACGAAATGGTCGATTTCCTCACCAACCAAAATGGCGTAATAACCGAAGTTATTTACCCGGAGGCAATCAATATG TTTGCTGTCAACCTTTTCCGAACTCTGCCGCCATCCTCCAACCCAAATGGTGCCGAATTCGATCCGGAGGAGGATGAACCCACGTTGGAGTCCTCTTGGCCGCACCTACAACTCGTTTACGAGCTGTTCTTGCGCTTCTTGGAGTCACCAGATTTTCAACCAAGCATGGCAAAACGTTTTATCGACCATCAATTTGTATTACAACTATTGGATTTATTCGATTCGGAGGATCCACGTGAACGTGATTTCCTAAAGACTGTTTTACATCGCATCTATGGAAAATTTTTGGGCTTGAGAGCATTTATTAGAAAGCAGATCAACAATGTCTTTTACAG ATTTATTTATGAAACGGAGCATCATAATGGCATAGCCGAATTGTTGGAAATCCTGGGTAGCATTATCAATGGCTTTGCTCtgccgctcaaggaggagcataaacaatttttacttaaGGTATTGCTGCCATTGCACAAAGCCAAGAGCCTCTCGGTCTACCATCCGCAGCTCACCTACTGTGTGGTGCAGTTCCTGGAGAAGGATCCAAGCTTATCGGAGGCGGTCATCAA AAGCCTGCTTAAATTTTGGCCGAAGACGCACAGTCCCAAGGAGGTTATGTTTTTGAacgagctggaggagctgttGGACGTAATTGAGCCGGCCGAGTTCCAGAAGGTGATGGTGCCGCTGTTCCGCCAGATAGCCAAGTGCGTCTCTTCGCCTCATTTTCAGGTGGCCGAGCGTGCGCTGTACTATTGGAACAACGAGTACATTATGTCGCTGATATCGGACAACTCGGCGTTGATATTACCCATCATGTTCCCAGCGCTCAATCGCAACTCAAAGACGCACTGGAACAAGACCATCCACGGTCTGATCTACAATGCACTCAAGCTGTTCATGGAGATGAATCAGCGGCTTTTCGACGAGTGCAGCAAGAACTACAAGCAAGAGAAGCAGAT GGAGCGTGAGAAGCTGTCGCAAAGGGAGGAGCTCTGGCAACAGGTGGAGAGCTTGGCCAAGACCAACCCGGAGTGGACAAAGGCGAGCCGGTTTAACGACTGCCTGCCGGTCAGCGAGAGCCGGGCCCTGTACGATCAATATAGTGAGAACAGCGATTTAGCGTATGATCAGAGCGAGCAGAAGGCGCGCCAGCACCCGCCTCCGCTGCCGCCCCAGAAACAGGCGCACCAGGAGCCCCGAGAG ATTCGTGGCGAGCGGAACAAGGACAAGCCGCTGCTGCGCCGGAAATCGGACCTGCCCTCGGACAGCGGAACCGTCAAGGCGCTCAACGAGCACAAGCGGACGGATGAGTACCTCACCACGCCGCCGCCGGATGGAAACTGCTAG
- the LOC6616654 gene encoding serine/threonine-protein phosphatase 2A 56 kDa regulatory subunit gamma isoform isoform X4, translating into MDNEALEPTIKSSTSSATPNSAAESETTTTAAASVVETRTTIAAATASAAESKNETTATNNNSNTSGSISSSSSNNIVIPASATNGIKESNSNLSTTTTAASVAAATTVEGITSTIVVTGGTPPLSSLANKLKDNTPPYDAPPPTPISKVLNITGTPIVRKEKRQTSARYNASKNCELTALIPLNEKTAASEREELFIQKIQQCCTLFDFSEPLSDLKFKEVKRAALHEMVDFLTNQNGVITEVIYPEAINMFAVNLFRTLPPSSNPNGAEFDPEEDEPTLESSWPHLQLVYELFLRFLESPDFQPSMAKRFIDHQFVLQLLDLFDSEDPRERDFLKTVLHRIYGKFLGLRAFIRKQINNVFYRFIYETEHHNGIAELLEILGSIINGFALPLKEEHKQFLLKVLLPLHKAKSLSVYHPQLTYCVVQFLEKDPSLSEAVIKSLLKFWPKTHSPKEVMFLNELEELLDVIEPAEFQKVMVPLFRQIAKCVSSPHFQVAERALYYWNNEYIMSLISDNSALILPIMFPALNRNSKTHWNKTIHGLIYNALKLFMEMNQRLFDECSKNYKQEKQMEREKLSQREELWQQVESLAKTNPEWTKASRFNDCLPVSESRALYDQYSENSDLAYDQSEQKARQHPPPLPPQKQAHQEPREIRGERNKDKPLLRRKSDLPSDSGTVKALNEHKRTDEYLTTPPPDGNC; encoded by the exons ATGGATAACGAGGCGTTGGAACCAACAATAAAGAGCAGTACGTCGTCAGCGACGCCAAACTCAGCAGCAGAATCAGaaacgacaacaacagcagcagcttcagTTGTGgaaacaagaacaacaatcGCGGCGGCCACAGCGTCAGCGGCAGAATCCAAAAACGAAACAACGGCCAcaaacaacaatagcaacacaagcggcagcatcagcagcagtagcagcaacaacataGTCATACCGGCATCGGCCACTAACGGTATCAAAGAGAGTAACAGTAACTTaagtacaacaacaacagcagcatcagtagcggcagcaacaacagtagAAGGAATAACATCCACAATCGTGGTGACCGGCGGCACTCCTCCATTGAGCAGTTTG GCTAACAAACTCAAGGACAACACACCACCGTACGATGCACCGCCGCCCACGCCGATCAGCAAGGTCCTGAACATCACCGGCACCCCGATCGTCCGCAAGGAGAAGCGCCAGACCAGCGCCCGATACAATGCCTCCAAGAACTGCGAACTGACGGCCCTCATTCCGCTAAACGAGA AGACCGCCGCCAGTGAACGAGAGGAGCTGTTCATACAGAAGATCCAACAATGCTGCACACTGTTCGACTTCTCCGAGCCGCTCAGCGACCTCAAGTTCAAGGAGGTGAAGCGGGCGGCTCTGCACGAAATGGTCGATTTCCTCACCAACCAAAATGGCGTAATAACCGAAGTTATTTACCCGGAGGCAATCAATATG TTTGCTGTCAACCTTTTCCGAACTCTGCCGCCATCCTCCAACCCAAATGGTGCCGAATTCGATCCGGAGGAGGATGAACCCACGTTGGAGTCCTCTTGGCCGCACCTACAACTCGTTTACGAGCTGTTCTTGCGCTTCTTGGAGTCACCAGATTTTCAACCAAGCATGGCAAAACGTTTTATCGACCATCAATTTGTATTACAACTATTGGATTTATTCGATTCGGAGGATCCACGTGAACGTGATTTCCTAAAGACTGTTTTACATCGCATCTATGGAAAATTTTTGGGCTTGAGAGCATTTATTAGAAAGCAGATCAACAATGTCTTTTACAG ATTTATTTATGAAACGGAGCATCATAATGGCATAGCCGAATTGTTGGAAATCCTGGGTAGCATTATCAATGGCTTTGCTCtgccgctcaaggaggagcataaacaatttttacttaaGGTATTGCTGCCATTGCACAAAGCCAAGAGCCTCTCGGTCTACCATCCGCAGCTCACCTACTGTGTGGTGCAGTTCCTGGAGAAGGATCCAAGCTTATCGGAGGCGGTCATCAA AAGCCTGCTTAAATTTTGGCCGAAGACGCACAGTCCCAAGGAGGTTATGTTTTTGAacgagctggaggagctgttGGACGTAATTGAGCCGGCCGAGTTCCAGAAGGTGATGGTGCCGCTGTTCCGCCAGATAGCCAAGTGCGTCTCTTCGCCTCATTTTCAGGTGGCCGAGCGTGCGCTGTACTATTGGAACAACGAGTACATTATGTCGCTGATATCGGACAACTCGGCGTTGATATTACCCATCATGTTCCCAGCGCTCAATCGCAACTCAAAGACGCACTGGAACAAGACCATCCACGGTCTGATCTACAATGCACTCAAGCTGTTCATGGAGATGAATCAGCGGCTTTTCGACGAGTGCAGCAAGAACTACAAGCAAGAGAAGCAGAT GGAGCGTGAGAAGCTGTCGCAAAGGGAGGAGCTCTGGCAACAGGTGGAGAGCTTGGCCAAGACCAACCCGGAGTGGACAAAGGCGAGCCGGTTTAACGACTGCCTGCCGGTCAGCGAGAGCCGGGCCCTGTACGATCAATATAGTGAGAACAGCGATTTAGCGTATGATCAGAGCGAGCAGAAGGCGCGCCAGCACCCGCCTCCGCTGCCGCCCCAGAAACAGGCGCACCAGGAGCCCCGAGAG ATTCGTGGCGAGCGGAACAAGGACAAGCCGCTGCTGCGCCGGAAATCGGACCTGCCCTCGGACAGCGGAACCGTCAAGGCGCTCAACGAGCACAAGCGGACGGATGAGTACCTCACCACGCCGCCGCCGGATGGAAACTGCTAG
- the LOC6616654 gene encoding serine/threonine-protein phosphatase 2A 56 kDa regulatory subunit gamma isoform isoform X3: MVFGAMLLTGNGLKGPKQQQQQQEQSQQQQQEQRKPAPIKSSSKEQEPQPIAAGYYAIGIRIPKSPSFHSGLDQLADDELDDQVQDQQQGQEQQQQQQTGSRFRFSSVEELKAKFEGRKTPLSPPEAAAAGGAPTTSSSPSSSSTSSNSSASALSSLSQAASSSLASAAANSSASSSAATYGGGANSAAAALIASSPFGSQSSTSSLSISSNAGMSKNAAGAGSGSGSGSGTTTSGAASGSNSLVSTLAQHFSAATSAAASAAAAAASSASAASSSSASSSTATNNAASSSIAASKSPVSAAAAIKNILNATKSVGTSAAAAAAAAATSSSSSPSSAAAVPSSAATAVVAVPTTSDVPAEELRPTVAQNLVGGISISLGIGQRNGGAAPASSAVMVTSNATLVVTTSSLSIRQNGDILPGHPAGLQPSPQTLQQLTGSPGRARDRNLFYTPPTASVAMALPALRETAASEREELFIQKIQQCCTLFDFSEPLSDLKFKEVKRAALHEMVDFLTNQNGVITEVIYPEAINMFAVNLFRTLPPSSNPNGAEFDPEEDEPTLESSWPHLQLVYELFLRFLESPDFQPSMAKRFIDHQFVLQLLDLFDSEDPRERDFLKTVLHRIYGKFLGLRAFIRKQINNVFYRFIYETEHHNGIAELLEILGSIINGFALPLKEEHKQFLLKVLLPLHKAKSLSVYHPQLTYCVVQFLEKDPSLSEAVIKSLLKFWPKTHSPKEVMFLNELEELLDVIEPAEFQKVMVPLFRQIAKCVSSPHFQVAERALYYWNNEYIMSLISDNSALILPIMFPALNRNSKTHWNKTIHGLIYNALKLFMEMNQRLFDECSKNYKQEKQMEREKLSQREELWQQVESLAKTNPEWTKASRFNDCLPVSESRALYDQYSENSDLAYDQSEQKARQHPPPLPPQKQAHQEPRE, from the exons ATGGTCTTCGGTGCTATGTTGCTGACGGGCAACGGGCTCAAAGGTCccaaacagcagcaacagcagcaggagcaatcgcaacagcagcagcaagagcaAAGGAAACCGGCTCCCATTAAATCCTCCAGCAAGGAGCAGGAACCGCAGCCCATTGCAGCCGGGTATTATGCCATCGGCATTCGCATACCCAAATCGCCATCGTTTCACAGCGGCCTAGATCAGCTGGCCGACGACGAGTTGGACGATCAGGTGCAGGATCAGCAGCAGGgtcaggagcagcagcagcagcaacagaccGGCAGCCGATTCAGGTTCAGCAGCGTGGAGGAGCTAAAGGCCAAGTTCGAGGGGCGGAAAACGCCCCTCTCACCGccagaggcagcagcagcaggaggagcaccCACCACATCCTCCTCACCCTCGTCCTCGTCCACCAGCTCCAATTCCTCGGCCTCGGCCCTGTCCTCGCTTTCGCAGGCGGCCTCATCCTCGCTAGCCTCGGCGGCTGCTAACTCCTCGGCCTCATCCTCGGCCGCCACGTACGGTGGTGGAGCTAATTCGGCTGCAGCTGCACTGATTGCCTCCTCGCCATTTGGATCGCAGTCCTCCACTTCTTCGCTCTCGATATCCTCGAATGCCGGCATGTCGAAGAACGCGGCAGGAGCAGGCTCTGGATCAGGATCTGGATCTGGAACAACGACATCGGGCGCCGCTAGCGGCAGCAATTCACTTGTGTCCACTTTGGCGCAACACTTCTCGGCGGCCACATCCGCCGCAGCATCGGCGGCAGCCGCTGCGGCATCCTCTGCCTCGGCGGCGTCCTCCTCGTCAGCTTCCTCATCGACCGCCACCAACAACGCAGCCAGCAGCTCCATCGCCGCCAGCAAG TCACCTGTGAGCGCGGCCGCGGCCATAAAGAACATACTGAATGCCACCAAGAGTGTGGGTACCAGtgctgcggcggcggcagcagcggcggccacCTCCTCCTCATCATCCCCATCCTCTGCGGCGGCTGTGCCGTCgtccgccgccaccgccgtcGTCGCTGTTCCCACCACCAGCGATGTGCCCGCAGAGGAGCTGCGTCCGACGGTGGCCCAGAATCTGGTGGGCGGCATTAGCATCTCATTGGGAATTGGCCAGCGCAATGGCGGCGCAGCACCCGCGTCATCAGCAGTAATGGTGACATCTAACGCCACCCTGGTGGTGACCACATCGAGCCTAAGCATCCGGCAGAACGGTGACATACTGCCGGGTCATCCGGCGGGTCTTCAGCCCTCGCCCCAGACGCTGCAACAGCTGACGGGCAGTCCGGGAAGGGCTCGCGACCGGAATCTGTTCTACACGCCACCCACCGCTTCGGTTGCCATGGCGCTGCCTGCACTGCGAG AGACCGCCGCCAGTGAACGAGAGGAGCTGTTCATACAGAAGATCCAACAATGCTGCACACTGTTCGACTTCTCCGAGCCGCTCAGCGACCTCAAGTTCAAGGAGGTGAAGCGGGCGGCTCTGCACGAAATGGTCGATTTCCTCACCAACCAAAATGGCGTAATAACCGAAGTTATTTACCCGGAGGCAATCAATATG TTTGCTGTCAACCTTTTCCGAACTCTGCCGCCATCCTCCAACCCAAATGGTGCCGAATTCGATCCGGAGGAGGATGAACCCACGTTGGAGTCCTCTTGGCCGCACCTACAACTCGTTTACGAGCTGTTCTTGCGCTTCTTGGAGTCACCAGATTTTCAACCAAGCATGGCAAAACGTTTTATCGACCATCAATTTGTATTACAACTATTGGATTTATTCGATTCGGAGGATCCACGTGAACGTGATTTCCTAAAGACTGTTTTACATCGCATCTATGGAAAATTTTTGGGCTTGAGAGCATTTATTAGAAAGCAGATCAACAATGTCTTTTACAG ATTTATTTATGAAACGGAGCATCATAATGGCATAGCCGAATTGTTGGAAATCCTGGGTAGCATTATCAATGGCTTTGCTCtgccgctcaaggaggagcataaacaatttttacttaaGGTATTGCTGCCATTGCACAAAGCCAAGAGCCTCTCGGTCTACCATCCGCAGCTCACCTACTGTGTGGTGCAGTTCCTGGAGAAGGATCCAAGCTTATCGGAGGCGGTCATCAA AAGCCTGCTTAAATTTTGGCCGAAGACGCACAGTCCCAAGGAGGTTATGTTTTTGAacgagctggaggagctgttGGACGTAATTGAGCCGGCCGAGTTCCAGAAGGTGATGGTGCCGCTGTTCCGCCAGATAGCCAAGTGCGTCTCTTCGCCTCATTTTCAGGTGGCCGAGCGTGCGCTGTACTATTGGAACAACGAGTACATTATGTCGCTGATATCGGACAACTCGGCGTTGATATTACCCATCATGTTCCCAGCGCTCAATCGCAACTCAAAGACGCACTGGAACAAGACCATCCACGGTCTGATCTACAATGCACTCAAGCTGTTCATGGAGATGAATCAGCGGCTTTTCGACGAGTGCAGCAAGAACTACAAGCAAGAGAAGCAGAT GGAGCGTGAGAAGCTGTCGCAAAGGGAGGAGCTCTGGCAACAGGTGGAGAGCTTGGCCAAGACCAACCCGGAGTGGACAAAGGCGAGCCGGTTTAACGACTGCCTGCCGGTCAGCGAGAGCCGGGCCCTGTACGATCAATATAGTGAGAACAGCGATTTAGCGTATGATCAGAGCGAGCAGAAGGCGCGCCAGCACCCGCCTCCGCTGCCGCCCCAGAAACAGGCGCACCAGGAGCCCCGAGAG TAA
- the LOC6616654 gene encoding serine/threonine-protein phosphatase 2A 56 kDa regulatory subunit gamma isoform isoform X2, with translation MVFGAMLLTGNGLKGPKQQQQQQEQSQQQQQEQRKPAPIKSSSKEQEPQPIAAGYYAIGIRIPKSPSFHSGLDQLADDELDDQVQDQQQGQEQQQQQQTGSRFRFSSVEELKAKFEGRKTPLSPPEAAAAGGAPTTSSSPSSSSTSSNSSASALSSLSQAASSSLASAAANSSASSSAATYGGGANSAAAALIASSPFGSQSSTSSLSISSNAGMSKNAAGAGSGSGSGSGTTTSGAASGSNSLVSTLAQHFSAATSAAASAAAAAASSASAASSSSASSSTATNNAASSSIAASKSPVSAAAAIKNILNATKSVGTSAAAAAAAAATSSSSSPSSAAAVPSSAATAVVAVPTTSDVPAEELRPTVAQNLVGGISISLGIGQRNGGAAPASSAVMVTSNATLVVTTSSLSIRQNGDILPGHPAGLQPSPQTLQQLTGSPGRARDRNLFYTPPTASVAMALPALRETAASEREELFIQKIQQCCTLFDFSEPLSDLKFKEVKRAALHEMVDFLTNQNGVITEVIYPEAINMFAVNLFRTLPPSSNPNGAEFDPEEDEPTLESSWPHLQLVYELFLRFLESPDFQPSMAKRFIDHQFVLQLLDLFDSEDPRERDFLKTVLHRIYGKFLGLRAFIRKQINNVFYRFIYETEHHNGIAELLEILGSIINGFALPLKEEHKQFLLKVLLPLHKAKSLSVYHPQLTYCVVQFLEKDPSLSEAVINLLKFWPKTHSPKEVMFLNELEELLDVIEPAEFQKVMVPLFRQIAKCVSSPHFQVAERALYYWNNEYIMSLISDNSALILPIMFPALNRNSKTHWNKTIHGLIYNALKLFMEMNQRLFDECSKNYKQEKQMEREKLSQREELWQQVESLAKTNPEWTKASRFNDCLPVSESRALYDQYSENSDLAYDQSEQKARQHPPPLPPQKQAHQEPREIRGERNKDKPLLRRKSDLPSDSGTVKALNEHKRTDEYLTTPPPDGNC, from the exons ATGGTCTTCGGTGCTATGTTGCTGACGGGCAACGGGCTCAAAGGTCccaaacagcagcaacagcagcaggagcaatcgcaacagcagcagcaagagcaAAGGAAACCGGCTCCCATTAAATCCTCCAGCAAGGAGCAGGAACCGCAGCCCATTGCAGCCGGGTATTATGCCATCGGCATTCGCATACCCAAATCGCCATCGTTTCACAGCGGCCTAGATCAGCTGGCCGACGACGAGTTGGACGATCAGGTGCAGGATCAGCAGCAGGgtcaggagcagcagcagcagcaacagaccGGCAGCCGATTCAGGTTCAGCAGCGTGGAGGAGCTAAAGGCCAAGTTCGAGGGGCGGAAAACGCCCCTCTCACCGccagaggcagcagcagcaggaggagcaccCACCACATCCTCCTCACCCTCGTCCTCGTCCACCAGCTCCAATTCCTCGGCCTCGGCCCTGTCCTCGCTTTCGCAGGCGGCCTCATCCTCGCTAGCCTCGGCGGCTGCTAACTCCTCGGCCTCATCCTCGGCCGCCACGTACGGTGGTGGAGCTAATTCGGCTGCAGCTGCACTGATTGCCTCCTCGCCATTTGGATCGCAGTCCTCCACTTCTTCGCTCTCGATATCCTCGAATGCCGGCATGTCGAAGAACGCGGCAGGAGCAGGCTCTGGATCAGGATCTGGATCTGGAACAACGACATCGGGCGCCGCTAGCGGCAGCAATTCACTTGTGTCCACTTTGGCGCAACACTTCTCGGCGGCCACATCCGCCGCAGCATCGGCGGCAGCCGCTGCGGCATCCTCTGCCTCGGCGGCGTCCTCCTCGTCAGCTTCCTCATCGACCGCCACCAACAACGCAGCCAGCAGCTCCATCGCCGCCAGCAAG TCACCTGTGAGCGCGGCCGCGGCCATAAAGAACATACTGAATGCCACCAAGAGTGTGGGTACCAGtgctgcggcggcggcagcagcggcggccacCTCCTCCTCATCATCCCCATCCTCTGCGGCGGCTGTGCCGTCgtccgccgccaccgccgtcGTCGCTGTTCCCACCACCAGCGATGTGCCCGCAGAGGAGCTGCGTCCGACGGTGGCCCAGAATCTGGTGGGCGGCATTAGCATCTCATTGGGAATTGGCCAGCGCAATGGCGGCGCAGCACCCGCGTCATCAGCAGTAATGGTGACATCTAACGCCACCCTGGTGGTGACCACATCGAGCCTAAGCATCCGGCAGAACGGTGACATACTGCCGGGTCATCCGGCGGGTCTTCAGCCCTCGCCCCAGACGCTGCAACAGCTGACGGGCAGTCCGGGAAGGGCTCGCGACCGGAATCTGTTCTACACGCCACCCACCGCTTCGGTTGCCATGGCGCTGCCTGCACTGCGAG AGACCGCCGCCAGTGAACGAGAGGAGCTGTTCATACAGAAGATCCAACAATGCTGCACACTGTTCGACTTCTCCGAGCCGCTCAGCGACCTCAAGTTCAAGGAGGTGAAGCGGGCGGCTCTGCACGAAATGGTCGATTTCCTCACCAACCAAAATGGCGTAATAACCGAAGTTATTTACCCGGAGGCAATCAATATG TTTGCTGTCAACCTTTTCCGAACTCTGCCGCCATCCTCCAACCCAAATGGTGCCGAATTCGATCCGGAGGAGGATGAACCCACGTTGGAGTCCTCTTGGCCGCACCTACAACTCGTTTACGAGCTGTTCTTGCGCTTCTTGGAGTCACCAGATTTTCAACCAAGCATGGCAAAACGTTTTATCGACCATCAATTTGTATTACAACTATTGGATTTATTCGATTCGGAGGATCCACGTGAACGTGATTTCCTAAAGACTGTTTTACATCGCATCTATGGAAAATTTTTGGGCTTGAGAGCATTTATTAGAAAGCAGATCAACAATGTCTTTTACAG ATTTATTTATGAAACGGAGCATCATAATGGCATAGCCGAATTGTTGGAAATCCTGGGTAGCATTATCAATGGCTTTGCTCtgccgctcaaggaggagcataaacaatttttacttaaGGTATTGCTGCCATTGCACAAAGCCAAGAGCCTCTCGGTCTACCATCCGCAGCTCACCTACTGTGTGGTGCAGTTCCTGGAGAAGGATCCAAGCTTATCGGAGGCGGTCATCAA CCTGCTTAAATTTTGGCCGAAGACGCACAGTCCCAAGGAGGTTATGTTTTTGAacgagctggaggagctgttGGACGTAATTGAGCCGGCCGAGTTCCAGAAGGTGATGGTGCCGCTGTTCCGCCAGATAGCCAAGTGCGTCTCTTCGCCTCATTTTCAGGTGGCCGAGCGTGCGCTGTACTATTGGAACAACGAGTACATTATGTCGCTGATATCGGACAACTCGGCGTTGATATTACCCATCATGTTCCCAGCGCTCAATCGCAACTCAAAGACGCACTGGAACAAGACCATCCACGGTCTGATCTACAATGCACTCAAGCTGTTCATGGAGATGAATCAGCGGCTTTTCGACGAGTGCAGCAAGAACTACAAGCAAGAGAAGCAGAT GGAGCGTGAGAAGCTGTCGCAAAGGGAGGAGCTCTGGCAACAGGTGGAGAGCTTGGCCAAGACCAACCCGGAGTGGACAAAGGCGAGCCGGTTTAACGACTGCCTGCCGGTCAGCGAGAGCCGGGCCCTGTACGATCAATATAGTGAGAACAGCGATTTAGCGTATGATCAGAGCGAGCAGAAGGCGCGCCAGCACCCGCCTCCGCTGCCGCCCCAGAAACAGGCGCACCAGGAGCCCCGAGAG ATTCGTGGCGAGCGGAACAAGGACAAGCCGCTGCTGCGCCGGAAATCGGACCTGCCCTCGGACAGCGGAACCGTCAAGGCGCTCAACGAGCACAAGCGGACGGATGAGTACCTCACCACGCCGCCGCCGGATGGAAACTGCTAG